One window from the genome of Populus alba chromosome 15, ASM523922v2, whole genome shotgun sequence encodes:
- the LOC118057496 gene encoding uncharacterized protein: MKFIALARSVCAHHPALREITGPLQVRYFQHDFVPRDPKTKPIKYKYPLYYDPYGPRPPPSEKIIELAERIAALPPEERSQIGSALGYKLKHPKLQPISTEGMDLGSQGGEAAAGAAKVEEKKEKTAFDVKLEKFDAAAKIKVIKEVRAFTNLGLKEAKDLVEKVPCVLKQGVTKDEANGIIEKIKAAGGVAVME, encoded by the coding sequence atgaagtttATTGCACTTGCCAGATCAGTTTGTGCCCATCACCCTGCTCTCCGTGAAATAACTGGACCTTTGCAGGTTCGTTATTTCCAGCATGATTTCGTTCCTAGGGATCCCAAGACCAAGCCTATAAAGTACAAGTATCCGCTGTACTATGATCCATATGGACCTAGACCTCCACCCTCGGAAAAGATCATTGAACTCGCTGAGCGCATTGCTGCCTTACCCCCTGAAGAGCGATCCCAAATTGGTTCTGCTCTTGGGTACAAACTAAAGCATCCAAAACTGCAGCCAATTTCAACAGAGGGCATGGACCTGGGTTCCCAGGGAGGAGAGGCTGCTGCCGGTGCTGCGAAGGTTgaagaaaagaaggagaaaacagCCTTTGATGTGAAGTTGGAGAAGTTCGACGCAGCAGCAAAAATTAAGGTGATTAAAGAAGTCAGAGCTTTTACTAATTTGGGATTGAAGGAGGCCAAGGACCTGGTTGAGAAGGTTCCTTGTGTGCTTAAACAAGGCGTCACTAAAGATGAAGCAAATGGCATAATAGAGAAGATAAAAGCTGCTGGAGGAGTTGCAGTTATGGAGTGA